One Oryza brachyantha chromosome 3, ObraRS2, whole genome shotgun sequence DNA segment encodes these proteins:
- the LOC107303923 gene encoding uncharacterized protein LOC107303923, translated as MASVGFGSRVAAPASSSSTAAAAAGRRQRRPPSRVAMVVVAATRGKPAPADEEKSLADFIFGAIFKKDQLVETDPLLNKVDGAPASGSTASRKTVSSKKPAAGADEEGGGGFSLGGLFAKKG; from the coding sequence ATGGCGTCGGTGGGCTTCGGCAGCAgagtggcggcgccggcgtcgtcctcgtccaccgccgccgcggcggcggggcggaggcagcggcggccgccgtcgcgtgTCGCGATGGTGGTGGTCGCCGCCACGAGGGGcaagccggcgccggccgacgaggagaagaGCCTCGCCGACTTCATCTTCGGCGCCATCTTCAAGAAGGACCAGCTCGTCGAGACCGACCCGCTCCTCAACAAGGTCGACGGCGCGCCAGCCTCCGGCTCCACCGCCTCCCGGAAGACGGTCTCCTCCAAGAAgcccgcggccggcgccgacgaggaaggcggcggcggcttcagCTTGGGCGGCCTCTTCGCCAAGAAAGGCTGA